One window from the genome of Pseudomonas fluorescens encodes:
- the ubiD gene encoding 4-hydroxy-3-polyprenylbenzoate decarboxylase, which yields MQYRDLRDFISGLEQRGELKRIQVPVSPVLEMTEVCDRTLRAKGPALLFENPTGYDIPVLGNLFGTPERVALGMGAEAVSELREIGKLLAFLKEPEPPKGLKDAWSKLPIFRKIIAMAPKVVKDAICQEVVIEGDDVDLATLPVQTCWPGDVGPLITWGLTVTKGPNKDRQNLGIYRQQVIGRNKVIMRWLSHRGGALDYREWCEKHPGQPFPVSVALGADPATILGAVTPVPDSLSEYAFAGLLRGNRTELVKCRGNDLQVPATAEIILEGVIHPGEMADEGPYGDHTGYYNEVDSFPVFTVERITHRIKPIYHSTYTGRPPDEPAILGVALNEVFVPILQKQFPEITDFYLPPEGCSYRMAVVTMKKSYPGHAKRVMLGVWSFLRQFMYTKFVIVTDDDINARDWNDVIWAITTRMDPKRDTVMIENTPIDYLDFASPVSGLGSKMGLDATHKWPGETTREWGRVIVKDEAVTQRIDAIWNQLGID from the coding sequence ATGCAGTATCGCGACTTGCGCGACTTTATCAGCGGGCTGGAACAGCGCGGCGAACTCAAGCGCATCCAGGTACCGGTGTCTCCTGTCCTGGAAATGACCGAGGTCTGCGACCGTACCCTGCGTGCGAAAGGCCCGGCGCTGCTGTTCGAAAACCCGACGGGGTACGATATTCCAGTGCTGGGCAACCTGTTCGGTACGCCGGAGCGTGTTGCCCTGGGCATGGGCGCCGAAGCCGTCAGCGAATTGCGTGAGATCGGCAAGCTGCTGGCCTTCCTCAAGGAGCCCGAGCCGCCGAAAGGCCTGAAGGACGCTTGGTCCAAGCTGCCGATTTTCCGCAAGATCATTGCCATGGCGCCGAAAGTCGTCAAGGACGCGATCTGCCAGGAAGTGGTCATCGAGGGCGACGACGTCGACCTGGCCACGCTCCCGGTGCAGACCTGCTGGCCGGGCGACGTGGGGCCGCTGATCACCTGGGGCCTGACCGTCACCAAAGGCCCGAACAAGGACCGCCAGAACCTGGGCATCTACCGTCAGCAGGTGATTGGCCGCAACAAGGTCATCATGCGCTGGCTGAGTCATCGCGGCGGTGCATTGGACTACCGTGAGTGGTGTGAGAAACACCCCGGCCAGCCCTTCCCGGTGTCGGTGGCCTTGGGCGCGGACCCGGCGACCATTCTCGGCGCCGTCACGCCCGTGCCCGACAGCCTTTCCGAATACGCGTTCGCCGGCCTGTTGCGCGGCAACCGTACCGAGCTGGTGAAATGCCGTGGCAATGACCTGCAAGTGCCGGCCACCGCCGAGATCATTCTTGAAGGTGTGATCCATCCCGGCGAAATGGCCGATGAAGGTCCGTACGGCGACCACACCGGTTACTACAACGAAGTGGACAGCTTCCCCGTGTTCACCGTCGAGCGCATCACCCATCGGATCAAGCCGATTTACCACAGCACCTACACCGGCCGTCCACCCGATGAGCCGGCCATTCTCGGCGTGGCGCTGAACGAAGTGTTCGTGCCGATCCTGCAGAAGCAGTTTCCGGAAATCACCGACTTCTACCTGCCGCCGGAAGGTTGTTCGTACCGAATGGCCGTGGTGACCATGAAGAAGTCGTATCCGGGGCACGCCAAGCGCGTGATGCTCGGGGTCTGGTCGTTTTTGCGACAGTTCATGTACACCAAGTTCGTTATCGTCACTGACGACGATATCAACGCACGGGACTGGAACGACGTGATCTGGGCCATCACCACGCGCATGGACCCCAAGCGCGACACGGTGATGATCGAGAATACGCCGATCGACTACCTCGACTTCGCCTCGCCGGTGTCTGGCCTGGGGTCGAAGATGGGACTCGATGCCACGCATAAATGGCCCGGTGAGACCACTCGCGAGTGGGGCCGGGTTATCGTCAAGGATGAAGCCGTTACCCAACGGATCGATGCCATCTGGAATCAGTTAGGAATAGATTGA
- a CDS encoding CDP-6-deoxy-delta-3,4-glucoseen reductase, with amino-acid sequence MRVTLQPSGAVLEIRPAERILDGARRLGYECPQSCRNGNCHVCGALLVEGRVEQAGEVRDHGEIFTCIAEPLEDCVVLWDGVLSPGELPVRNLACQVIECADVGGDVWRVRLRAPAGKPPRYHAGQYLMIERENGEKSAFSLASAPHSGRELQLHVLVRESSAQALLEQLQRNPSVRIEMPFGDTHLSELPDGPLVLIAAGTGMAQMHSLIEHCRAAGFKHPVHLYWGVRRPDDFYEIEHWDEWKKLPNLFLHKVVSDLCGWEGRCGMLHEAVCEDLSDLSGVHVYASGSPAMIYATLDALVEAGMDAHQMRADVFAYAPRA; translated from the coding sequence ATGCGTGTAACCTTGCAGCCTTCCGGGGCGGTGCTGGAGATACGGCCCGCCGAGCGGATTCTCGATGGCGCGCGGCGCCTGGGCTATGAATGCCCGCAAAGCTGCCGCAACGGCAACTGCCACGTCTGTGGTGCGTTGTTGGTGGAAGGCCGTGTGGAACAGGCGGGCGAGGTGCGCGACCACGGTGAGATCTTCACGTGCATCGCCGAGCCGTTGGAGGATTGCGTGGTGTTGTGGGATGGCGTGCTGTCGCCGGGCGAGCTACCGGTACGCAACCTGGCGTGCCAGGTGATCGAGTGCGCCGACGTGGGCGGCGATGTCTGGCGAGTGCGCCTGCGGGCGCCAGCGGGCAAGCCACCGCGCTATCACGCCGGACAGTACCTGATGATCGAACGGGAAAACGGCGAAAAATCGGCGTTCTCCCTGGCCTCGGCACCGCATTCCGGGCGCGAGCTGCAGCTGCATGTGTTGGTGCGCGAAAGCAGTGCACAGGCGCTGCTGGAACAACTGCAACGCAACCCCAGCGTGCGCATCGAAATGCCTTTTGGCGACACGCATTTGTCCGAGTTGCCGGACGGACCGTTGGTGCTGATCGCCGCCGGAACCGGCATGGCGCAGATGCACAGCCTGATCGAGCATTGCCGTGCTGCGGGCTTCAAGCATCCGGTGCATCTGTACTGGGGCGTGCGGCGGCCGGACGATTTCTATGAAATCGAGCATTGGGACGAATGGAAAAAACTGCCGAACCTGTTCCTGCACAAAGTCGTCAGCGACTTGTGCGGCTGGGAAGGTCGCTGCGGGATGCTCCATGAAGCGGTGTGCGAGGACCTCAGTGATCTTTCCGGCGTGCACGTCTACGCCAGCGGCTCGCCGGCCATGATCTATGCCACGCTCGATGCGCTGGTGGAAGCCGGCATGGACGCCCACCAGATGCGCGCCGATGTATTTGCCTATGCGCCTCGGGCTTAG
- a CDS encoding gamma-glutamylcyclotransferase: protein MTAIESAITCALYPPRLELGPQLTREQLLASMQLTMSLHQGGPVWLFAYGSLIWRPECTAVQRMRGRVHGYHRGLYLWSHEHRGTPELPGLVFGLDRGGSCSGFAYQLPEENLEDSLFALWQREMPVPSYRPHWLSCRLEDGSRVQALGFVLERHLPSYAGNVPDHVLSQVFESACGRYGTTRDYVEQTVHALRSHAMPDRNLEARLKRCQSALDQATASRL from the coding sequence ATGACCGCTATCGAATCCGCCATTACCTGTGCCTTGTACCCGCCACGACTCGAGTTGGGGCCGCAGCTGACCCGTGAGCAATTGCTCGCCTCGATGCAATTGACCATGAGTCTCCACCAGGGCGGTCCGGTCTGGCTGTTCGCGTACGGTTCATTGATCTGGCGGCCGGAATGCACGGCGGTGCAGCGCATGCGCGGTCGGGTCCATGGTTATCATCGCGGTTTGTACCTGTGGTCCCATGAGCACCGCGGGACCCCGGAGTTGCCGGGGCTGGTGTTCGGGCTGGATCGCGGCGGTTCGTGCAGCGGGTTCGCCTACCAATTGCCGGAAGAGAATCTCGAGGACTCGCTGTTTGCCCTGTGGCAGCGCGAGATGCCGGTCCCGTCCTATCGTCCGCACTGGCTCAGTTGCCGTCTCGAGGATGGCAGCCGGGTGCAAGCCTTGGGTTTTGTGCTGGAGCGGCACCTGCCCAGCTATGCCGGCAACGTGCCGGACCATGTGTTGAGCCAGGTGTTCGAAAGCGCCTGTGGGCGTTACGGCACCACTCGCGATTACGTCGAGCAGACCGTCCACGCCCTGCGCAGCCACGCCATGCCAGACCGGAATCTGGAGGCGCGGCTCAAGCGCTGCCAATCAGCGCTGGATCAGGCGACCGCTTCGCGGCTCTGA
- the glpT gene encoding glycerol-3-phosphate transporter — translation MFAFFRPAAHQAPLPEEKIDSTYRRLRWQIFAGIFIGYAGYYLLRKNFSLAMPYLIDEGYTRGQLGLAMSAIAIAYGLSKFLMGLVSDRSNPRYFLPFGLLVSAGVMFVFGFAPWATSSVTMMFILLFINGWAQGMGWPPSGRTMVHWWSQKERGGVVSVWNVAHNVGGGLIGPLFLLGMGWFNDWHAAFYVPAAVALAVAVFAFVTMRDTPQSVGLPPIEKYKNDYPEGYDASHENEFSAKEIFVKYVLRNKMLWYIAMANVFVYLLRYGVLDWAPTYLKEAKGFTVDKSSWAYFFYEWAGIPGTLLCGWMSDKIFRGNRGLTGMVFMALVTVATLVYWLNPAGNPTVDMIALVSIGFLIYGPVMLIGLQALELAPKKAAGTAAGFTGLFGYLGGSVAASAAMGYTVDHFGWDGGFVLLIGACLLAMAFLAPTLWHKQIASQSREAVA, via the coding sequence ATGTTTGCTTTCTTTCGTCCCGCCGCCCATCAGGCTCCATTGCCTGAAGAAAAAATAGACAGCACCTACCGACGCCTGCGCTGGCAGATCTTCGCCGGGATTTTCATTGGCTACGCCGGCTATTACCTGTTGCGCAAGAACTTCTCCCTGGCCATGCCGTACCTGATCGACGAGGGCTATACCCGTGGCCAGTTGGGCCTGGCCATGTCGGCCATCGCCATTGCCTACGGGCTGTCGAAGTTCCTGATGGGCCTGGTGTCCGACCGTTCCAACCCGCGCTACTTCCTGCCCTTCGGCTTGTTGGTATCGGCGGGGGTGATGTTCGTGTTCGGTTTCGCACCCTGGGCAACCTCCAGCGTGACCATGATGTTCATCCTGCTGTTCATCAACGGCTGGGCCCAAGGCATGGGTTGGCCGCCAAGCGGACGCACCATGGTGCACTGGTGGTCGCAGAAGGAACGTGGCGGCGTGGTCTCGGTGTGGAACGTGGCGCACAACGTCGGCGGCGGCCTGATCGGCCCGCTGTTCCTGCTGGGGATGGGCTGGTTCAACGACTGGCACGCGGCATTCTATGTGCCCGCTGCCGTAGCGCTCGCCGTTGCGGTGTTTGCCTTCGTGACCATGCGCGACACGCCGCAATCCGTGGGCCTGCCGCCCATCGAGAAATACAAGAACGACTACCCCGAAGGCTACGACGCGAGCCACGAGAACGAATTCAGCGCCAAGGAAATTTTCGTCAAATACGTGCTGCGCAACAAAATGCTCTGGTACATCGCCATGGCCAACGTCTTCGTCTACTTGCTGCGCTACGGCGTGCTGGACTGGGCGCCGACCTACCTCAAGGAGGCCAAGGGCTTCACGGTGGACAAGAGTTCCTGGGCCTATTTCTTCTACGAGTGGGCGGGCATTCCCGGCACGCTGCTGTGTGGCTGGATGTCGGACAAGATCTTCCGTGGCAACCGTGGCCTGACCGGCATGGTGTTCATGGCCCTGGTGACCGTGGCCACGCTGGTGTACTGGCTGAACCCGGCCGGCAACCCGACCGTCGACATGATCGCCCTGGTTTCCATCGGCTTCCTGATCTACGGCCCGGTGATGTTGATCGGTTTGCAGGCATTGGAGCTGGCACCGAAGAAAGCCGCCGGTACAGCTGCCGGCTTCACTGGTCTGTTTGGTTACCTGGGTGGCTCGGTCGCGGCCAGCGCCGCCATGGGCTACACCGTGGACCATTTTGGCTGGGACGGTGGCTTTGTGCTGCTGATCGGCGCCTGCCTGCTGGCAATGGCGTTCCTCGCGCCCACGCTGTGGCACAAGCAAATAGCCAGTCAGAGCCGCGAAGCGGTCGCCTGA
- a CDS encoding NADPH:quinone oxidoreductase family protein, with the protein MKAVLCKEFGPAESLVLEDVASPVAKKNEVLLDVHAAGVNFPDTLIIEGKYQFKPPFPFSPGGEAAGVVSEVGEKVSHLKVGDRVMALTGWGSFAEQVAVPGYNVLPIPAAMDFNTAAAFSMTYGTSMHALKQRANLQPGETLLVLGASGGVGLAAVEIGKAMGARVIAAASSAEKLAVAKAAGADELINYSETSLKDEIKRLTDGQGADVIYDPVGGDLFDQAIRAIAWNGRLLVVGFASGRIPELPVNLALLKGAAVVGVFWGSFAQRQPQDNAANFQQLFGWFAEGKLKPLVSQVYPLSNAAQAINDLGQRKAVGKVVVQVR; encoded by the coding sequence ATGAAAGCCGTGCTGTGCAAAGAATTCGGCCCCGCCGAATCGCTGGTGCTGGAAGACGTCGCCAGCCCCGTCGCCAAGAAGAACGAAGTGCTGCTGGACGTGCACGCCGCCGGGGTGAATTTCCCTGACACACTGATCATCGAGGGCAAATATCAATTCAAGCCCCCCTTCCCGTTTTCCCCCGGTGGCGAAGCGGCGGGCGTGGTCAGCGAGGTGGGTGAGAAAGTCAGCCATTTGAAGGTCGGCGACCGGGTGATGGCGCTGACCGGTTGGGGCAGCTTTGCCGAACAAGTGGCGGTGCCAGGCTACAACGTGTTGCCGATTCCCGCGGCCATGGACTTCAACACCGCCGCCGCCTTCAGCATGACGTATGGCACCTCGATGCACGCCCTCAAGCAACGGGCCAACCTGCAACCCGGCGAAACCTTGCTGGTGCTCGGCGCCTCCGGTGGCGTTGGCCTGGCGGCCGTGGAAATCGGCAAGGCCATGGGCGCCCGGGTCATCGCCGCCGCCAGCAGCGCGGAAAAACTTGCCGTGGCCAAGGCAGCCGGCGCCGACGAACTGATCAACTACAGCGAAACCAGCCTGAAAGATGAAATCAAGCGCCTCACTGACGGCCAGGGCGCCGATGTGATCTACGACCCGGTGGGTGGCGACCTGTTCGACCAGGCCATCCGCGCCATCGCCTGGAACGGCCGGCTGCTGGTGGTGGGCTTCGCCAGCGGACGCATCCCCGAACTGCCGGTGAACCTGGCGCTGCTCAAGGGCGCCGCCGTGGTGGGCGTATTCTGGGGCTCCTTCGCCCAACGCCAACCCCAGGACAACGCCGCCAACTTCCAGCAATTGTTCGGCTGGTTCGCCGAGGGCAAGCTCAAGCCGCTGGTGTCGCAGGTATACCCGCTGAGCAACGCGGCACAAGCCATCAATGATCTGGGCCAACGCAAGGCAGTCGGAAAAGTGGTGGTTCAGGTTCGCTGA
- a CDS encoding flagellar basal body-associated protein FliL, producing the protein MKARIMLMLALSLPVAAMAEEAKEAKEGEAPKVSYITLSPPFVGNYGLDGTAKLKVYKADVALRVTGDAAAAAVKANEPLIRNQLVALFAQQTTETMNNLEAKEKLRQEALKQTQQVMNDETGKPMVDDLLFNNLIIQ; encoded by the coding sequence GTGAAAGCGCGGATCATGTTGATGCTGGCCCTGTCGTTGCCTGTGGCGGCAATGGCCGAAGAGGCCAAGGAAGCGAAAGAGGGCGAGGCACCGAAAGTCAGTTACATCACCCTCAGCCCGCCATTCGTGGGCAACTATGGCTTGGACGGCACGGCGAAGCTGAAGGTCTACAAGGCCGATGTGGCCCTGCGCGTGACCGGTGACGCCGCCGCTGCGGCGGTCAAGGCCAACGAGCCGCTGATTCGTAACCAATTGGTGGCGTTGTTCGCCCAGCAGACCACCGAGACGATGAACAACCTCGAAGCCAAGGAAAAGCTGCGCCAGGAAGCCTTGAAGCAGACCCAGCAGGTGATGAATGACGAGACCGGCAAGCCGATGGTGGACGATCTGTTGTTCAACAACCTGATCATTCAATAA
- a CDS encoding ABC transporter permease, which translates to MRTLSHIWRLGLKELTSLRYDSVLLLFLAYAFTVAIYMPAAGSVIGVHNASVAVVDEDQSLLSRQLAQALQPPEFQTPMALPYAELDKVMDSGRYTFVINVPANFQADLLAGREPALQLNVDATAMSQAFMGAGYIGRIFQQQLLTYSGQAQASEQTPIRLTTRALFNTNLEGGWFLAVIQIVNNITILAIILTGTALLREREHGTLDHLLVLPLTALEIMLAKIWSNMLVVVLCTWASLEIIVKFALGVPLAGSMLLFLLVTALYLFASTALGIFLATLARSTPQFGLLSIPVIIPMLLLSGGSTPLDSMPQWLQWVMQGSPSTHFVSLSAAILFRDAGVGVVWPDLLALAAIGLSFFAIALGRFRKSLAS; encoded by the coding sequence ATGCGCACGCTTTCACACATCTGGCGCCTGGGCCTCAAGGAACTGACCAGCTTGCGGTACGACTCGGTCCTGCTGCTGTTTTTGGCTTACGCCTTCACTGTGGCGATCTATATGCCGGCCGCAGGCTCGGTGATTGGCGTTCACAACGCCAGCGTGGCGGTGGTGGATGAAGACCAGAGCCTCCTCTCACGCCAACTGGCCCAGGCACTGCAACCGCCGGAGTTCCAGACTCCGATGGCGCTGCCCTATGCCGAACTGGACAAGGTCATGGACAGTGGCCGCTACACCTTCGTGATCAACGTGCCCGCCAACTTCCAGGCCGACCTGCTTGCCGGACGCGAACCGGCGTTACAACTGAACGTCGATGCCACGGCCATGAGCCAGGCGTTCATGGGGGCCGGCTACATCGGGCGGATTTTCCAACAGCAATTGCTGACCTACAGCGGCCAGGCACAAGCGAGCGAGCAAACGCCCATCAGGCTGACCACCCGTGCGCTGTTCAACACCAACCTTGAGGGTGGATGGTTTCTGGCGGTGATCCAGATCGTCAACAACATCACCATCCTGGCCATCATCCTGACCGGAACCGCACTGCTGCGCGAGCGCGAGCACGGCACCCTCGATCACTTGCTGGTGCTGCCACTGACGGCCCTGGAAATCATGCTGGCGAAAATCTGGAGCAACATGCTGGTGGTCGTGCTGTGCACCTGGGCGTCGCTGGAAATCATCGTCAAGTTTGCCCTGGGCGTGCCGCTCGCCGGCTCCATGCTGCTGTTCCTGCTGGTGACGGCGCTCTACCTGTTCGCCAGCACCGCCCTGGGTATCTTTCTCGCCACCCTGGCGCGCTCGACGCCGCAGTTCGGCTTGCTGTCGATCCCGGTGATCATCCCGATGCTGCTGTTGTCCGGCGGCAGCACCCCGCTGGACAGCATGCCGCAATGGCTGCAATGGGTGATGCAAGGCTCGCCTTCGACCCATTTCGTCAGCCTCAGCGCGGCGATCCTGTTCCGTGACGCAGGGGTTGGCGTGGTCTGGCCAGACCTGTTGGCACTGGCGGCCATCGGGCTGTCGTTCTTCGCTATTGCCCTGGGGCGTTTTCGTAAAAGCCTGGCCTCTTGA